One Janthinobacterium sp. TB1-E2 genomic region harbors:
- a CDS encoding ATP-binding protein has translation METDAGQALPATPERRQGDTIALSAFFDGHPVATFAIDTEHVVTHWNSACEQLLGFTAAEMVGTRDHWKAFYRQPRACLADLLVADDIALGENDRYLGKLKRSSVIPGAFEAEDFFPDIGPDGHWLHFTAAPLRDRQGRLVGAIETLRDVSERRLAELALRKAHDNLEHLVAERTAQLAEMNERLADDIRQRQIADLELRERNLALTELNSKLSLAQQKLLQSEKLASIGQLAAGVAHEINNPIGYVFSNVGTLEGYLDDLFSMLDAYEEAEPAVADAVVAARLRALREQIDLDFLRTDIPMLMGESKEGISRVRRIVQDLKDFSRTDAHQEWVWADLRQGIDTTLNIVNNEVKYKADVVREYGDIPDIECQPSELNQVIMNLVVNAAHAMNEERGRITLRTGSDNATEVWIEVEDTGGGIAPEHLSRIFDPFFTTKAVGKGTGLGLSLAYTTVQKHHGRIDVRSIIGSGTTFRITLPVRQAQAVAP, from the coding sequence ATGGAAACAGACGCAGGGCAGGCGCTGCCCGCCACGCCGGAACGCCGCCAGGGCGACACCATCGCGCTATCGGCCTTTTTCGACGGCCATCCCGTGGCCACTTTCGCCATCGACACGGAGCACGTGGTGACGCACTGGAACAGCGCCTGCGAACAGCTGCTGGGCTTTACGGCCGCCGAGATGGTCGGCACGCGCGACCACTGGAAGGCGTTTTATCGGCAGCCGCGCGCCTGCCTGGCCGACCTGCTGGTGGCCGACGACATCGCGCTCGGTGAAAATGACCGCTACCTTGGCAAGCTGAAGCGCTCTTCCGTGATCCCAGGCGCCTTTGAGGCCGAGGATTTCTTTCCCGATATCGGCCCTGACGGCCACTGGCTGCATTTCACGGCGGCGCCCCTGCGCGACCGCCAGGGCCGGCTGGTGGGCGCCATCGAAACCCTGCGCGACGTGAGCGAGCGGCGCCTGGCGGAACTGGCGCTGCGCAAGGCGCACGACAACCTGGAACACCTGGTGGCCGAGCGCACTGCCCAGCTGGCCGAAATGAACGAACGCCTGGCCGACGATATCCGCCAGCGCCAGATCGCCGACCTGGAATTGCGCGAGCGTAACCTGGCCCTGACGGAATTGAACAGCAAGCTGTCGCTGGCCCAGCAAAAGCTGCTGCAGTCGGAAAAACTGGCTTCGATCGGCCAGCTGGCCGCCGGCGTGGCGCACGAGATCAACAATCCCATTGGCTATGTGTTTTCCAATGTCGGCACCCTGGAAGGCTATCTGGATGACCTGTTCAGCATGCTCGACGCCTATGAGGAAGCCGAGCCGGCCGTCGCCGACGCCGTGGTGGCGGCGCGCCTGCGGGCGCTGCGCGAACAGATCGACCTGGACTTCCTGCGTACCGACATTCCCATGCTGATGGGCGAGTCGAAGGAAGGCATTTCGCGCGTGCGCCGCATCGTGCAGGACCTGAAGGATTTTTCGCGCACGGATGCGCACCAGGAGTGGGTCTGGGCCGACCTGCGCCAGGGCATCGATACCACGCTCAATATCGTGAATAACGAGGTCAAGTACAAGGCCGACGTGGTGCGCGAGTATGGCGACATTCCTGACATCGAATGCCAGCCTTCCGAGCTGAACCAGGTGATCATGAACCTGGTCGTCAACGCCGCTCACGCCATGAACGAGGAGCGCGGACGCATCACCCTGCGCACGGGCAGCGACAACGCGACGGAAGTGTGGATCGAGGTCGAGGACACGGGCGGCGGCATCGCGCCCGAACACCTGTCGCGCATCTTCGATCCGTTCTTTACCACCAAGGCCGTCGGCAAGGGCACGGGGCTGGGCCTGTCGCTGGCCTACACGACGGTACAAAAGCATCACGGCCGCATCGACGTGCGCAGCATCATCGGCAGCGGCACCACCTTCCGCATCACTTTGCCCGTGCGCCAGGCGCAGGCCGTCGCACCATGA
- a CDS encoding response regulator, translating into MDVHDEHGMPGTAALAVDAGQQAVAPPRTLLLVDDEPNILASLKRLLRRDGYHILTANGGQEGLDVLASHTVDVIVSDQRMPGMLGADFLRKAKLLCPQTIRIMLSGYTELQAVTDAVNEGAIFKFLTKPWEDHQLREHIAEAFRLKGIDDDNVRLNAQLREANQALAAANAAMQALVRQQQHQISRDEVSLGIARELLQFLPLPVIGLDEDGMIAFINAAAANLFERGAALLGNEAAIVLPQLFDGQGAPRLAAIDGQPYAVAVHPMGLHSRSRGSLVTLSRHGEGT; encoded by the coding sequence ATGGATGTGCACGACGAGCATGGCATGCCGGGTACTGCGGCGCTGGCGGTGGATGCCGGGCAGCAGGCCGTGGCCCCGCCGCGCACCTTGCTGCTGGTCGATGACGAGCCGAATATCCTCGCTTCCCTCAAGCGGCTGCTGCGGCGCGATGGCTACCATATCCTGACGGCCAACGGCGGCCAGGAAGGGCTGGACGTATTGGCCAGCCATACGGTCGACGTGATCGTGTCGGATCAGCGCATGCCCGGCATGCTGGGCGCCGACTTCCTGCGCAAGGCCAAGCTGCTGTGTCCGCAAACCATACGCATCATGCTGTCGGGCTATACGGAATTGCAAGCCGTCACGGACGCCGTCAACGAGGGCGCCATTTTCAAATTCCTCACCAAACCCTGGGAAGACCATCAGCTGCGCGAGCATATCGCCGAAGCCTTCCGCCTGAAGGGTATCGACGACGACAATGTGCGCCTCAATGCGCAGCTGCGCGAGGCCAACCAGGCGCTGGCGGCGGCGAATGCGGCCATGCAGGCGCTGGTGCGCCAGCAGCAGCACCAGATCAGCCGCGACGAAGTCAGCCTGGGCATCGCGCGCGAATTGCTGCAATTTTTGCCGCTGCCCGTGATCGGGCTCGATGAAGACGGCATGATCGCCTTCATCAACGCGGCGGCGGCCAACCTGTTCGAACGGGGCGCGGCCCTGCTGGGCAACGAGGCGGCGATCGTCTTGCCGCAGCTGTTCGACGGGCAGGGCGCGCCCCGCCTGGCCGCCATCGATGGCCAGCCGTATGCCGTGGCCGTCCATCCGATGGGCCTGCATTCGCGCTCGCGCGGCAGCCTCGTCACCTTGAGCCGCCATGGGGAGGGCACATGA
- a CDS encoding DUF4105 domain-containing protein, with amino-acid sequence MTFLSLRARSVLATLGKMAVSLIILLTALWGALALWYQLSGGTAAQGIGALLWVALGVASIALWWMRGDMRVLLPYAAGFILLLVWWSFITPKQERVWADDVARNVTGTVKGNLVTLDNVRNFDWRSDDDYTVKWEQRSYDLDELRTVDTALSYWTGPYIAHTLISFGFADGRFLTFSIEIRKEKGESFSAIGGFFKHFEMSLIAADERDILRVRTNARGEDMHLYRVMMPKTAMRSLFLAYLDEAQSLKAKPQFYNTLTANCTTIVFEMVRRIVPGLPLDYRLMASGYLDRYLFDVQGLVPGLSFQQLRDGGHVTARARAANDDADFSHTIRRGMPGYDEAGYPKLQMPKQ; translated from the coding sequence ATGACTTTCTTATCACTGCGTGCCCGCTCCGTGCTGGCCACCCTCGGCAAAATGGCCGTTTCCCTGATTATCCTGTTGACTGCATTGTGGGGCGCGCTGGCGCTGTGGTACCAGCTATCCGGCGGCACGGCGGCGCAAGGCATCGGCGCCTTGCTGTGGGTTGCGCTGGGCGTGGCCAGCATCGCGCTGTGGTGGATGCGCGGCGACATGCGCGTGCTGCTGCCGTATGCGGCCGGTTTTATCCTGCTGCTCGTGTGGTGGAGTTTCATCACGCCGAAGCAGGAAAGGGTGTGGGCCGACGACGTGGCGCGCAACGTCACGGGTACGGTCAAGGGCAATCTCGTCACCCTGGACAATGTGCGCAATTTCGACTGGCGCAGCGATGACGACTACACGGTCAAGTGGGAGCAGCGCAGCTACGACCTCGACGAACTGCGCACGGTGGATACGGCGCTGTCGTACTGGACGGGACCCTACATCGCGCATACGCTGATCTCGTTCGGCTTTGCGGACGGGCGCTTTTTGACGTTCTCCATCGAGATCCGCAAGGAGAAGGGCGAGAGCTTTTCCGCCATCGGCGGCTTCTTCAAGCATTTCGAGATGAGCCTGATCGCCGCCGACGAGCGCGACATCCTGCGCGTGCGCACGAATGCGCGCGGCGAGGACATGCATCTGTACCGCGTCATGATGCCCAAAACGGCCATGCGCTCGCTGTTCCTCGCCTACCTGGACGAGGCGCAATCGCTGAAGGCCAAGCCGCAGTTCTACAATACCCTGACGGCCAACTGCACCACCATCGTCTTCGAGATGGTGCGCCGCATCGTGCCGGGCCTGCCGCTCGACTACCGGCTGATGGCCTCGGGCTACCTGGACCGCTACTTGTTCGACGTGCAGGGCCTGGTGCCCGGCCTGAGTTTCCAGCAGCTGCGCGATGGGGGCCACGTCACGGCGCGCGCGCGGGCGGCCAACGACGATGCGGATTTTTCGCACACGATCCGCCGCGGCATGCCGGGCTACGATGAAGCGGGTTATCCGAAGCTGCAAATGCCCAAGCAATAG
- a CDS encoding HDOD domain-containing protein, which produces MTRLSFEHIIRQIQELPSLPVVVLELLSSMDQDDTDVHVLAQKIELDQGLAAKTLRIANSSFYGMQSKVTSIPQAVSVLGFHSIRTVVTACALTGSFAPVSGGFDFQAFWRHSLATAIAARLLAPHLRVNPETAFTAGLLHDLGTLVLVTRFPAEHALVRSYRQAHDCQMADAELAVIGIDHAQVGSALAAYWKFPEAIQQAVADHHSIDRLEAGGLPLAVHLANAVALALDLAGVDDALVPPLSPAGWRSVALDEQAWLALLGQTEHTFDEMSRIMLA; this is translated from the coding sequence ATGACACGGCTCAGTTTTGAACATATCATCCGCCAGATACAGGAACTGCCTTCGCTGCCCGTGGTGGTGCTGGAGCTGCTGTCGAGCATGGACCAGGACGACACGGACGTGCACGTGCTGGCACAAAAGATCGAGCTGGACCAGGGCCTGGCGGCAAAGACCCTGCGCATCGCCAATTCCTCGTTCTACGGCATGCAATCGAAGGTCACCAGCATCCCGCAAGCCGTTTCCGTGCTGGGCTTTCACAGCATCCGCACCGTCGTCACGGCCTGCGCCCTGACGGGCAGCTTCGCGCCCGTCAGCGGCGGCTTCGATTTCCAGGCGTTCTGGCGCCACTCGCTGGCCACGGCGATCGCCGCGCGCCTGCTGGCGCCGCACTTGCGCGTCAATCCCGAAACGGCGTTCACGGCAGGCCTGCTGCACGACCTGGGCACCCTGGTGCTGGTGACGCGCTTCCCGGCCGAGCATGCGCTTGTGCGCAGCTACCGCCAGGCGCATGACTGCCAGATGGCCGATGCGGAACTGGCCGTCATCGGCATCGATCACGCGCAGGTGGGCAGCGCCCTGGCCGCCTACTGGAAGTTTCCCGAGGCGATACAGCAGGCGGTGGCCGACCACCACAGCATCGACCGGCTGGAAGCGGGCGGCTTGCCGCTGGCCGTGCACCTGGCCAATGCCGTCGCCCTGGCGCTCGACTTGGCCGGCGTCGACGATGCGCTGGTGCCGCCCCTGTCGCCGGCGGGCTGGCGCAGCGTCGCGCTGGACGAGCAGGCCTGGCTGGCGCTGCTGGGGCAAACGGAACACACCTTCGATGAAATGTCGCGGATCATGCTGGCATGA
- a CDS encoding DEAD/DEAH box helicase produces the protein MPFSSLGLIPALVRAVDKAGYAAPTAIQAAAIPAILRGSDVLGAAQTGSGKTAAYALPLLQALMAPVSGPRQVRALILVPTRELAAQVGQTVHALAKPLPIKLKISVLFGGVSINPQMMDLRGGADIVVATPGRLLDLVRQNAVKLGGVSLCVLDEADRLLDMGFSEEINAILALLPKQRQNLFFSATFPDSVQALADSLLKEPVRIEVASEPQDKPDIVQRAITVDVPRRTQLLRYLILQQQWERVLVFVATKYAAEHVADKLQRAGLHVGAFHGEFSQGTRSQLLADFKACRLQVLVATDVAARGIDIAGLPAVVNYDLPRSAVDYTHRIGRTGRAGESGTAISFVTADTEAHFRLIENRNDLRIVREVVAGFEPTELPAPVNPVTDTVNGGVKGARKSKKDKLREAAAKAAEGN, from the coding sequence ATGCCATTTTCCTCACTGGGTCTGATTCCCGCCCTGGTCCGCGCCGTTGACAAGGCCGGCTATGCCGCGCCGACGGCCATCCAGGCGGCCGCCATTCCCGCCATCCTGCGCGGCAGCGACGTGCTGGGCGCGGCCCAGACGGGTTCCGGCAAGACGGCCGCCTACGCGCTGCCGCTGCTGCAGGCGCTGATGGCGCCCGTTTCCGGTCCGCGCCAGGTGCGCGCGCTGATCCTCGTGCCCACGCGCGAGCTGGCGGCGCAGGTGGGGCAGACCGTGCACGCGCTGGCCAAGCCGCTGCCGATCAAACTGAAGATTTCCGTGCTGTTCGGCGGCGTGTCGATCAATCCGCAGATGATGGACTTGCGTGGCGGCGCCGATATCGTCGTCGCCACGCCGGGCCGTTTGCTCGATCTGGTGCGCCAGAATGCCGTGAAACTCGGCGGCGTGTCGCTGTGCGTGCTCGACGAGGCCGACCGCCTGCTCGACATGGGTTTCAGCGAGGAGATCAACGCCATCCTCGCGCTGCTGCCCAAGCAGCGGCAAAACCTGTTCTTCTCGGCCACCTTCCCCGACAGCGTGCAGGCGCTGGCCGACAGCCTGCTCAAGGAGCCCGTGCGCATCGAGGTGGCGTCCGAACCGCAGGACAAGCCCGACATCGTGCAGCGCGCCATCACGGTCGACGTGCCACGCCGCACGCAGCTGCTGCGCTACCTGATCCTGCAGCAGCAGTGGGAGCGCGTGCTGGTGTTCGTCGCCACCAAGTACGCGGCCGAGCACGTGGCCGACAAGCTGCAGCGCGCGGGCCTGCACGTGGGCGCTTTCCACGGTGAATTCAGCCAGGGCACGCGCAGCCAGCTGCTGGCCGACTTCAAGGCCTGCCGTTTGCAGGTGCTGGTGGCCACCGACGTGGCGGCGCGCGGCATCGACATCGCCGGCTTGCCGGCCGTCGTCAACTATGACTTGCCCCGTTCGGCCGTCGACTACACGCACCGCATCGGCCGCACGGGCCGCGCCGGCGAAAGCGGCACGGCCATCAGCTTCGTGACGGCCGACACGGAAGCGCATTTCCGCCTGATCGAAAACCGCAACGACTTGCGCATCGTGCGCGAAGTGGTGGCCGGTTTCGAGCCGACGGAATTGCCCGCGCCCGTGAATCCCGTTACGGACACGGTGAACGGCGGCGTGAAGGGCGCGCGCAAGAGCAAGAAGGACAAATTGCGCGAAGCGGCTGCCAAGGCGGCCGAGGGCAACTAA